AAAATATTCCTGACCGGTTTTTGGATCTTTTCGAAGCAATCCCTGATCTTTTAAATCCCAGATACAACCGCCAATAACCCTTGGGGTCGAACGGAATTCATCCCATAATTCTTTTAGGTTCCCGGTAGAATTTCCCATAGAATGCGAATATTCTACAAATAAAATTGGACGTGTATCTTTGTTTTGATCTACTAAAAACTTTGGTGTAAAAACCCCTGGATAGAATCGGCTGACCATATCTACATACGGTTCGTCCTGCGGATTTTCGAAACGATGCGAATGATCGACCGTTTTTGGATAACGCGGATCTAATGGATCGATGTAACCATCCAATCTTGGATTTCCTTGTGCCGGTTCGTAATGCACTGGTCTTGTAATATCATAATCGTGTGTCCAGCCTGCCATTGCCGAGTGATTTGGACCTTTTCCAGCTTCGTTACCCAGACTCCACATTACAATACTTGGATGGTTTTTGTCGCGTTCCACCATTCGGGTCATGCGTTCTAAATACGCGTGTGTCCATTGTGGATCGTTGCTCAAAAAGCCTCCTAATCCGTGGGTTTCAAGGTTGGCTTCGTCCATTACCATTAATCCGTATTTATCACATAATTCATAGAAATAAGGATCGTCTGGAAAATGAGCTGTACGCACAAAATTGAAGTTAAACTTTTTCATCAGCTTTACATCTTCTTCTAAATCCTGATGATTCACAGCTTCGCCACGAACGGGATGATGTCCGTGATGATTAACTCCATAGACATAAGTTTCTTTTCCGTTGATGAGCATTTTGCCATTTTCTTTCGAAAATTCGATAGAACGGAAACCTATTTTAGACGATTTTACTTCACTAATACTCCCATCAGGGTTTTTTAGCGTCATTATCAAAGTATATAAGTTCGGTTTTTCGGCACTCCACTTTAAAGGATTTTTGATGGTTTCCTGAAAAAACCCAAAACGAACTTTATCCAATCGCGGTGAAACTTCGCTGATAATGTCAATGGCTTTTCTGCTTAATGGCTTTTCGAATAAAGGCTTATTTTGAGGATCGTACAATTGCACTTCAAAAGTGTGATTTTTGATGGTATCTCCGGTAAAATTCTCTAACCGAGGACGCAGTTGAAAAACGGCATCTTGGTATTGTTTGTCTAATTTGGTTTGCACAAAAAAGTCCTGAATGCGTAACTTTGGCTCTGCCATAATAAAAACTTCACGCTGAATTCCGCTTAAACGCCAGTGATCCTGATCTTCCAAATAAGAACCATCACTGTAACGGAAAACACGAACAGATAAAATATTTTCTCCTTTTTTAAGATAAGGCGTAATATTGAACTCAGAAGAATTGAAACTGTCCTGACCATACCCCAGAAAATCGCCATTGATCCAAACCTGAAAAGCAGAGCTCACACCACCAAAATGAAGCGTTACATTCATGCCATCCCAATTTTCAGGCACGGTAAATTTTCGTTGATAAGATCCAATCGGGTTATCATCCTGAGGAACAAAAGGAGGATTCACTGGACGAAAAGAGTAAACTGCACTTTTATAAATCGCTTGTCCGTAGCCTTGCATTTCCCAGTTGGATGGTACGGGAATTTTATTCCAGCCTTTTACTTCTGATTTGAAAAAATCCTGAGGTGCTTCCTGAAGGTTTTTGGCAAATTTGAAATCCCAATCGCCGTTCAATATTTTAATTCTGCTTTTATTTCTGTCTCCTTCTAAAGCATCAGCAAAATTAGTATACGAATAAGCCGTTGCACGTGCAGCTTGTCTGTTAATACTTGTTACCAATGGATTTTCCCACGGCACATCGCTATATTTTTGAGGAACACGCGGTACACCAGCTGGTTCGCCTGTAACCAATTGAGCCTGCATTCCATAAATGCTTAGCAGGAAAAAAAATAGTATTCTAAAGTTGTTCATTATTTCTTCTGTTTTTTTTCTGGCGGAGCCACAAAATTCATTTCACTCTTCCCTAAATCTTTCGAAGTCGCAACTGCAATTCCTCTCTGTTCTGCTTTGTTTACGGCACAATAAAAATGATACACAACCCCATTGTGTTTAACGACAAATGATTTGTGAGCAAACATATTATCATAAGGTTCTGATGACTCAATTAAATTTTCACCTTTCCAGTCTTTCCAATGCATTAAATCGTTTGAAACTGCAAAACGGTTAAACGCACCCTGATCCCAACCTGTCCAGAAAGCACCAAAGTAAAACATCACCCAGGTATCGTTGATTCTCTGAATGAAAGCATCGCCTGTTATTCCTCTATGGTTATTCAGTACCGGATTTTTACCGAAACGTTTCCATGTTTTCATATCATTTGAAACTGCCATTCCAATTCGCTCTGCTCCTTTGGCGGGATTTATACTGTCACCGCGGGCATTATAATACATTATAAAATTATGACCAGTTATTTTCTCTTTGTCACGGATTATGGAGTTTTTGTACATCGTACTATTATCCCACCAGCTTACCTCTTTATCTTTTGGAGTCAAAACCGGATTTTCTAATCTTTGAAATTCGTGTGGTTTTGTTGGTGATTCTTTGGTATACGCCATTCCGATTGATAAAACGCCAGCTTCATAACCTTTGCTGTCTCCGCCAAAATAACTCATCCAGTATTTGTCATCGTATTTTTCCCATTCGTAGCTTCCGCCCCAGGTTGGATCCTGAAGTGAAATATATCCTGCTTTTTGGTTGACATCCCAGTGTTTTTCATTTTCAGAAAATGACATTACTTTTCCTAAATGTTTCCAATGCAATAAATCTTCACTTTCTGCCAGCCAGGTTTCGTAGCCTCTTCCGTCGTAAATTAAATAGGTCATAAACCATTTTCCGTCTTTTCTAAAAACGCTCGGGCAATCCATTTTATAGGAGTTGTCCGTTGGCACCATTACCAAACCGTATTTGTAAGGCGTTTTGATTTCGTTGTAAATCTCCTGCATTACGGTTTCGGTGATTTCTCTTTTTTTGTATTTGGTGGCACAACTGCTTATTACAATTGCTAAAAAGGCGATAAATAGATATTTAATTTTCATTTTGTGTTGGTGTATTTTGCATACAGAATTTTCCTTTGTTTTTTGGAGCAGAACATTTGTTTTACTTTCAAAATCCCTCCCGCTTTCCGTTGCAATCTTTTTATTTTTAAAGAAAAAATAAAAAGGATTTCCACTTCAATCGGGGCTAAGGAGAAAAATTGTGCTTTTTTAGAAATCAAAAAGTAAAAAAAATCAATAATCGAATTCAGGTTTCTCTACTCTTTTCTCTATGTTCTTTTTCTATATTCTTAATTCAATTCTTTTAAACGTGATTCCATTACTTCTTTATTCAGTTTCACTTTTACCATTCCGGTTGGGTGAAATCTTTTTTTCAAATCAATAGTGTTATAGATAATTGTGTAAACATCATTGTCCTCGGGAATTAAACATAATGGTGTTCTCATAATGTCCCAAGTTTTATCTACTTTAGTTTCTATTGGCAGATAACGCGCTTCGCCCCAATTGATTCCGTCTTTTGAAAGCGTGTAGCCTATCATATTTGGTAAATGATGTCCCCAGCCTTCTGGTCCTCCGTCAAAAACGGCAATATATAAACCGTTTGGCAATTGACTTACGATTGGGTTTTCAACAAATTGAGGATGGATGGTTTTTATCGGTTCCAAACCTTTATTTAATCTTGTCCACGGGCCTTCCAGACTATTCGATTCCGCTAAAGCGACGAACCAGCCTTTTCCGGATTTCTTTGGATAATCTGTCCAGGATTCGAATGGGTAAGCTCCGCTGTAAAATCCAAAATATTTATCCCCGACTTTATACGGAAAAAAAGAAGCGACTCCCTGACGACCTTCCCAAGGCTGAGAATCCAGACCCGGTTCCATGATGATTCCCATATCTTTATAAGGCCCTCCAATTCCATTGATACCTTCTACTGTCGATTCGCATCTCCAGATTCTTCCAAAAGAATGGTTGGGCTGAATTTCTTTATGAACGGTATACGCCAAATAATAGCCGTACCATTTGTTTGCTTTTTCACTAAAAACAGGCATATACGACCAAATTGCCCCACGACGATCATTCATTGGATTATCGTCTTCGGTAATCGCATACGTTCCGCTTGCCTTATAAATAGTAGATTCTCTTTTCCAGTGAATCGCATCTTTACTGGTCCAGTGCCCAATTCTGGTTTTTACACGATCGTAATAATATTCAACACCAATTTCTCCCGCTCTTTCAGTTGGAAACATATGATACATATCACCAACTTTTACCACACGTCCGCCCTCAAAGCCTCCCTGAATTCCTTCAGTTCCCGGCATTCCTTCGTCGATAACGGGTTTGTTTTCTCCTCCGATAATTTCGAAAAGCGGTTTTTCGTCTGAGAATCCTTCGATGATGTAGGTTGGATTCCACAATTTTCCATCTAATAATCCGGCGTTTCTTGTTGCCAATTGCTGACTACTTTTCAGAACTCCTAAAATCGCAAATAATCCTTTTGCGTTTGGGAGAATGGTGTGCGTTCCTTTAGCGTAAGCAATTGCATAAATATTTACAGGAGCCAGACCTGTAATGGTAGCTCCATTTTCGAGGATTAATTTGCCGTTTTCTATTGCGTTCGGCTGAAGATATGCTACGTTACTCGCTTCCTGAAAAACACCAACCAAAAGCTGAACTGGTTCTTTGAATTTTAGTTGTAACGGAAAATTTGTTCCTTTTTTATACGATTCTAAAGGCAATTTAACTCCTGTTAAGCCTTGCAACTCGGGAGCCAGACCTACAATGTTGTGTTTGCTTCCTGAAAAAACGTGAGCATATTGCGTTGTTTTGAAGGTTTTGTAATTGGATTTTACGATTTCAAAAGTTGCTGACTTCCAGACTCTGTTTTGTGCTTCTGCAAATTGAACGCAGATTGAAAACAGTACCAAAAAGGTGGTTTTTAAATTGAAATTGTATTTTGTGTTTTTTGAAGACATTTTGTTTTTTATTTTTTCATTGATTCCAGAATCAGCACAATCTTGTCATTTCGACTGAGGAGAAATCACACTAGAAATTCCTCAACAATAATCGACAATCTTTGTGGTTACGAGTGTGATTTGCTTCGCCAGTTCACTATCGCTCGGGTCTCCATTCGGTCGAAATGACAAACTTAACGTTTGATAAACTAATCACTAAGTCCTAAAAGCTTTGTAACTCACTTTATACTCTACATTAGGCTTAACAATTAACTGATATTTATTTTTCGCTAATTGCGTAATTGTTCCTGAACTTGCTTTCGGTTTAGTTGCACTTTCAATAATCAATTTCCCTTCACCTTCTGATGCTTTTACTTTGATTTCTTTGGTACTGCAATACACGGACACTTCTCCTTTTGGCGTAGGCACTTTTCCCTCCATCCATTGCAATCCGCCAAGATTCGGTTTAATTTCATATTCTGAATATCCGGGAGCGGTTGGTTTTACACCCAAATAATATTTTCCTAACAAATAAATGGGACTCGAACCCCAAGCGTGACAAAGACTTTTACCGTAAGGACGACCATACATTTCTAAATGCTCCTTTCCTTTTTTGTTTGGGTTGTATTCTTCCCAGAAAGAGGTAGCGCCTTCATTTAACATTCCGCCCCAATACTCTTTCATTTCTTTCAGCACATAATCCTGCTCGCCCATAGCACACAATGCTTCCAGCTCGTAAAAACGCATATATGGTGTCGTAATTTTAAGAATATTATCATTTAGCAACACCTTCTTTTTTATACTTTCTTTTTGTTCTTCAGTAAAATAATTAAAGAATATACCGAACATATTAGCATATCTGGTCACAATATCCTGCATTTTACCATCGATGCGCTGGTGCTTCATGACGTTTTCTTTTTTATCCCAAAACACATCAAATAATTTGGTTTTTAAATCATCTGATAATTTTTGATACTCTTTCTGGTCTTCGTTTTTACCTGCAATTTCAGCACTGACTGCCATGGCTTCTAAACTTCTTGCTAACAGCATCTGCTCAAAACTAACTTCGCCTGTTTTTGGTAATCCGTTTGCCCAGTCAATAAAAACCCAATCGCCTTCTAAAGGTTCAAGGAATCCGTTTTTGTTTCTTCTTTCTAAACAGAAATCCATCAATGATTTCATTCGTGGATAAAAAGTCTTGATGAATTTCGTATCACCCGTATGCAGATAGTAATCGTAAACACCTACAAACCAATACAGCGAATAATCCATGATGATATTTACGTGAGCTGTTACAGGATCTTTTCCGCGAAGTGCCAACAGCGTTCGTTCTACGGAAGCCGAATCAAAGAATAAATAATAATTCATTAAATAACTTTGATAAGCGTCGCCGGACCAAACCCAGCGGTCGCGTTTGATTCCGTCTATAAAAAACTCGCGGGACGTCAAATGCATCGTGTAAGCCGACACATCCCAAATTTTATTCAATTGCTGATCTGAAGATTTGAATGCACCACGATACTCTAATGGCAGATATTCATAAAGCATTGAAATGGAATCGTATTTCACTCCCGCATCTACCTGTACCTGAACATAGCGAAATGCTTTTGATCCGTCATGTGTGTAGGTTTCAGGCTGGTTTCCATCAAAAGATAAATGGTCTAAGGTTTCGCATTTTGCAGAATCTAAAGCTTCCTCGCGGGATTCACCATAATAAAGTGCTACTTTTCCTTTACCTTTTAAACCGTGAATTTTAATATAACCAAAAGTTTCTTTACCAAAATCTACCAACTGTCCTGCTCCAAATTTTTCAGTTTTCTTTGCACTCAAAGGTTTGGTTGTCAGCTTAAATTCGGAAGGCTTATTTTCTGGCGAGTCAAAATTCCAGGAACCAACAGGAACCCAAGGTGTACCGGATTGTTGTGCTTTTCCGTTTTCATCAATCCAAAGCTTATCTTCATTGGTTACCTGCCAGGAGGCATTAGACTTAACATATTTACCATTTATGTAAATAGCCGGCAAGACTTCCTGATTATACACTTTAAAGGAAATTTTATGCTTTCCGGCAGGAACTGTTATTGATTTTGGCTGTCCGTAAACCTGAACACCGTCTAAAAGCAACTGAAAAGGTCCTTCTGAGTAAATTTTCACCTCATCCGGATTTGGAATATCGACTTCTGTCTGAAAAGTTACCAGAGCATACGGACTGTAATATTGCCAAAGCGGAGGAAAAACGGCTTCGCGTTCAGTACGCCTAACCTGCATTTTATTGCTTAACCAAATTTCAAAATCCCCTGGATACCAAATCCATGTGGCAGGTTTATTTTCCTGGGCAAATATAAGAGCTGAAGAAAATAAAACTGTAAAAACAAATAATTTTTTAAAATTTAGAAATCGATTTCGCATAAAAAGATATTTTGGGTTTAAAGATAAGTGTTCCTTTTACATTTCATAACCTGTACTGTCCTGTACCATCCTGAAATTAACAAAATATTACTGTTTTGAAAGAATTTTAAAACACTAATTAGAAAGATGTTTTTTGTAACTGTAAATACTCCAAGAATTTCTATCATCACTAAACCAAAAGTTAATTATCTTAGACTGATTTAAATTTACAATTAAACTGAATATCGGGCTAACAATTCGGACAATCAATTACAACAATGAGAAAATTTATCGTATTTTTTATATTAGCTTTTCAGGTCGTTTTTTCTCAAAAAGTACTGATAAAAGGACGTGCACAAAATACCGGAACTTATCCAGACCGCAGTGTTTCTGTAATTGTAAATGACACCCTCAATAAATTCAGAAAATATAATGATACGCTTTATAAAACTGCAAAAGCTAATGCCTTAAAAAATAACATACCTTTTAAATTTAATTATGATGAAAGATCTGCCAACCTAAATCAACTTTGGAGCAATAGAAACTACAAAACACAAACAGACAGTTTAGGCAACTTTGAGATCAGAGCCAATCTTATCGATAGTTTATTTTTCGAATCGTATGCTCACATTACACAGAAATATGCAGTTTCGGATTTAGCAAAAAAGAAAAAACTAAATATAAAACTAAAATTAGAACCTTGTGAAGTCTGGCCGGAACATCCTGAAAAGCCTGCAAAACTATATGTATTTATCGGTAAAAAAATAAAAGCATGGAACTCTCCATCCGGTCATTGCAATCTGTCATTCGATTCTAGAACATTGTCAAAATATGAAGTAGTCAAAAATATTTATGGCGATTATCCAAAAGATACGATTCAGTTTACTTCATATGTGCATTCAGCCCCATTACCACAAAATTATTCTCCTTTTAAAATTAGTTTTCTGGAATATGATTACAGCTTGCTTTATGTTTTGCAATATAAAGGTGAATTGATTCAGATTAAGTATTTGTTTGACGATGTTTATTTAACGAAAGAAGGAAGATGGGCATCGCCTTTAAAACCTAAAAATCTTTTTCACACTATTCTTCCGGATTCTATTAACCAACCTCAACTTATCAATTTTATCACTCCGATTGAATTTACCTATGACGAAAGATTTGAAAAACAAATCATAGAAAATTTTCCAGAAGCGTACTTTAAAATAGGAGACGGAAAAATTTCAACGACGTATGGTTTTTATGTTGAAGATTTATTCAGAATTAGAAAAACCGACAGACTAAAAAGTTTTGCTTATTTGATTAAGTAAGTTTACTGACTACCATTTATTTTTCCAAATTAGTATAAATATAATTTGCAGGTGTCGTTCCCAAATGTTTTTTAAACATAAAAATAAAAGCACTCGCAGTTTCATAACCCAAATCGAGCGCTATCTCTTTGATAGATTGCTTTTCACCTAATCGTTTTATGGCTTCCAGTAATTTCAATCGGGTGCGCCAGTCACTGAAATTCATTCCGAGTTCTTTGATGAATAATCGGGACAATGTTCTGCTGCTCATAAAAGCTATTTCTGCATAATAGTCTATCGAATGTTTACTTGCCACGTCTTCCAATAAAAGTTCTACCACTTTTTGCAGTCTTTCATGATTAGTTGTTGGCAAAAAAGTGGCACTTGGTTCGATTAAGGCCAGTTCATCCAAAAACACATCGATGATTCTTCTTTTGGACGGCGAAATATCTCCATCAGTACCAAAAGAGATGATTTTGAAAACCAATTGTTTTAGAAATACCGAAATATCAAAAGAAAAACTTACTTTCGGCAATCCGTCAGTAAATGAAGGATCAATAAAGGCACTATATAAATTAACATCTTTCTGAAACGTTACCTGATGCTCGGTATGACCCGGAATCCAGAGTCCCTGCAACGGATTTACAACCCAAATCTGATTATTGACCACAACATGCATAACGCCACTTGTAGCATAAATAAGCTGTGCCCGCGGATGGGAATGTGATATACAAACTGCATCGGTTACCATTTCGGTATAACCTATGACTGGTAAGCCAGGATTTATCTGAAATCCAAAATCAACTACTTTATATGTCTGATAATCGTTATTCATTGTCCAAATATAGTAATTAAGACACCGTTATTTCTTTTCACCTTTGTAAAAAATTAATTGTAGATATCATTTTAATCTGTCATACTCTAAAAATAACTAATGGAGACCATCAAAACCAATTCGGAAATAGTCAAAAAAACTACCTATTCTATTCTTTTCATCATCAGTTTTTCGCATTTGATCAATGATCTTTTGCAGGCGGTGGTTCCTTCTATTTATCCGTTACTGAAGGAAAACTTTAATCTGAGTTTTTCTCAAATCGGGATTATCACTTTTACGTATCAGATTGTCGCTTCTATCCTTCAACCATTTGTAGGAATGTATACCGATAAAAAATCGAAACCTTATTCGTTGATTATTGGAATGTTATTCACCATGACCGGATTATTCCTAGTTTCGATTGCTTCCAATTTTACGTATCTTTTATTATCTGTGAGTTTGATCGGAATTGGATCTTCAATCTTTCATCCGGAATCTTCAAGAGTGGCGCATCTGGCTTCGGGTGGTAAAAAAGGACTGGCGCAGTCAATCTTTCAGTTAGGCGGAAATGCCGGAAGTGCCATCGGACCTTTATTAGCGGCTTTTATTGTGATTCCTCACGGTCAAAATTATATTGCATGGTTTTGCCTTATCGCCCTGATCGGAATTTTTGCTTTATATAAAATTGCGCTTTGGTACACAGCACATTTATCTGAAAGAATGGCTAATAAATCGGCTCTTAAAATCGAAACACATCATTTGTCTAAAAACAGGGTAATTGCTTCGTTGGCTATTTTGTTGGTTTTGATTTTCTCTAAATATTTTTACATGGCGAGTATTACGAGTTATTATACGTTCTTTTTGATTGATAAATTTCATATTTCGATTCAGCAGTCTCAGGTTTATTTATTTTTATTTTCGGGAGCAGTTGCTGCGGGAACTTTGATTGGCGGACCAATTGGCGATCGATTTGGAAGAAAATATGTCATCTGGGTTTCGATTCTGGGTGTTGCTCCTTTTACTTTGATGCTGCCTTATGTTTCTCTTTTTTGGGTTGGAACTTTATCTGTAATTATCGGTTTGATTCTTTCATCTGCTTTCTCTGCGATTTTGGTTTATGCTACCGAATTACTGCCTGGAAAAGTGGGTCTGGTAGCCGGTCTTTTCTTTGGATTTGCATTTGGAATGGGCGGTTTGGGTTCTGCTGTTTTAGGAAAAATTGCAGATGCCACCAGTATCGAATATGTTTTTAAAATTTGTGCGTTTCTGCCTCTGATTGGAGTTATTACTGGATTTTTGCCGAATATTGAAGGTAGAAAAAAGGCTTAATTTTTTAATCTCGCAAAGTCGTGAAGTCGCAAAGGTTTTCTTTTTTAAGCTAAATTGCATCCGGCTTTAGCTGGATGATAAAATAATAACAAAGCTAAAGGCTTCAGCCGAATTGTAACTAATTTGGCTAAAGCCTTTTTCTATTCTTGCTGAATTCCTCCAGTTAAAACTGGAGGCAACTTATAAAAAACTTTACCTCTAAAAAAGCTTAATTTTTAATATTACAAAGTCACAAAGTCACAAGGTTTTCTTTTTTAAGCTTTTTAAAATGAACTTTGCGCTTTTGCGACTTTGCGAGCAAACTACAGCATTTCATATAAACTAAAAACACATAACATTCGTTTTGGAGCACTATGTGTTTTTTTACTCCTGAAGCCTGATACTGTCATTATAAGTTACGACATATTCCCTTTTGTCTAATAATTTTCCGATTCCTTTTTGAGTTAGAAAATTAGGACTAAAAGCAACTTCAGTTCCTCTGAAATTATTTTTGCTTTTTTCGTCCTGTTCATGATAATAAACGTTGAAAACAAATTTAAACCAGTCATTATCGCCTGTGTCCATCAAACCCAGTTCTGTTTGCGAATCAACTTTTTGACCTGGAGTCACCCAAATTGCTTTTTCATTAAGTCCCGAATAATTAGCAAAAGTTCCATCGGCATGTTCTACAACAACTCGCTTCCTTTGTATAGTCGTCACCTTTTTAGTTATTTCGTCGTAATTAGATTCCGAAAAATCTCCAATAAAAACAACAGTCCCTTTTCTCATGCTGTAAATAGTGTCCTGATTTTTTGAATACACAAGATAACTTTTCCATCTTTCAGGGCTTATGTCTTTTCGGGTAATGGCATAAATTTTCACAACTTTGCCCTTGTGAAAAGGAAGTGTGTAGGTAATATTCGGATTTACAGTCGGATTTAAATATCCTTGTGTTGTAGAATAACTGTATGAAAAATCAATTTTTTTATTTTTATCGATCGGTTCTAATTTAAAAAGCAAACCTGAATCGGCTGTAGCGTTTAATTTTGTAGCTTTTAGTTCTGAATTCACCAGTTTGTCAAAATTAATATTGACAATATAACTGCCTGCCGCTTCTTTAGTATACTTAAAATCCACACTGTTATCTGCATTTTTAATTGGAATAAGAATAACTTTCCCCGATTGTGACTGCATAATATTGTGAGCCATCAAAGAAAAAAAGAGAACAACTATTAAAAATTTATTTTTTGACATATTTCTTATTTATTTTTGCAGGAAAAATACGAAATAAAAACATTACGATTCATTGTTTCTCTCTTAAATTTTAGAATAAAGATCTGGTATCTCATTTCCTAACAGCAATATAAGTTCTCTCATAACAAAAAAATAAGCTTCTGTACCCAATTAATTTTTTTGCCTTATTATCTAAAATACCTTCGGTAGAAATTTTAACGCAAAAGACCATGGAAGCAACTACATTCAACAAATCAAAACAATTATTGGGAGGCTGGTTACCCCAAAATCCACAAATTATAGAAAACTGGACACGAAAAATCAAAGAGTTTACTAAAAAAAATCCATCACCCCTCATTCCCGAAATTGCTGAATTTCAAAATCTGGTCTATTCAGATCCTGTTTTGTATGCTAACGTGCAGGGAATGTTTGCCGAAGCTCATTTTTTAAAACAAAGAACACCTTTGCTGTGGGAACCAGAGCCTGTGAATTTTGAAGATTTCCTTGTTTTACTCAACGGAATTATGCAAACCGCGCCCGAAGCTTACCAAACCGGAGCGCCCGGAAACCAAACACCTGCTGGTATGATTGGTTTTCCTATTAATGCGCTTTTGGCCTGGCCGATGGCAACCAACTTTGGGTATGACGTTTTTTCAAACGCATTGGTCAATCAGCAACTTAAAAAAATATTAAACTACTGGTCTAAATTTTTAGTTACAGAAGATTCCCGTTATGTGTTGATCGAAAATGACCCTTCAGAAAACGTAATTGCATG
The Flavobacterium flavigenum genome window above contains:
- a CDS encoding glycoside hydrolase family 2 TIM barrel-domain containing protein: MNNFRILFFFLLSIYGMQAQLVTGEPAGVPRVPQKYSDVPWENPLVTSINRQAARATAYSYTNFADALEGDRNKSRIKILNGDWDFKFAKNLQEAPQDFFKSEVKGWNKIPVPSNWEMQGYGQAIYKSAVYSFRPVNPPFVPQDDNPIGSYQRKFTVPENWDGMNVTLHFGGVSSAFQVWINGDFLGYGQDSFNSSEFNITPYLKKGENILSVRVFRYSDGSYLEDQDHWRLSGIQREVFIMAEPKLRIQDFFVQTKLDKQYQDAVFQLRPRLENFTGDTIKNHTFEVQLYDPQNKPLFEKPLSRKAIDIISEVSPRLDKVRFGFFQETIKNPLKWSAEKPNLYTLIMTLKNPDGSISEVKSSKIGFRSIEFSKENGKMLINGKETYVYGVNHHGHHPVRGEAVNHQDLEEDVKLMKKFNFNFVRTAHFPDDPYFYELCDKYGLMVMDEANLETHGLGGFLSNDPQWTHAYLERMTRMVERDKNHPSIVMWSLGNEAGKGPNHSAMAGWTHDYDITRPVHYEPAQGNPRLDGYIDPLDPRYPKTVDHSHRFENPQDEPYVDMVSRFYPGVFTPKFLVDQNKDTRPILFVEYSHSMGNSTGNLKELWDEFRSTPRVIGGCIWDLKDQGLLRKDPKTGQEYFGYGGDFGEKKHDANFNINGMVSPDGRPKSAMFENKWIYQPAVSTLENNTALKIHNRQVVQNLNDFIPVIKILENGNVVKEVVLKPLDIPAGTDFVLDVNKYLPKMKPDSEYFLNIEFQLSKDEFWATKGYAVSTDQFLLKKIETPFTPAISKDKIEVSETTADFKVSGKEYSILISKTNGALTSYKYKNEEQVFAPLLPNFTRPLTDNDRKGWKPNKVLKQWYNAVPKLTNVVMQKSAGEIKISSTYEVIKDSAQVSVDYLIKSNGIIQVNYQLKADKNLPKIPKVGMQMGVQRQFDQISWYGKGELENYIDRSFGFTVGKYSLPVNDFIEPYVKPQENGNRTEVRWMAFTTPQKNKGLLVVNDAKVLSMSAWPFTQQNLNEAKHTYDLKDPGFLTVNIDLVQMGVGGNDSWSPVARPIEKYEIPSGDYQYSFYLIPFAEAKNGLENSLKKFKY
- a CDS encoding MFS transporter, with product METIKTNSEIVKKTTYSILFIISFSHLINDLLQAVVPSIYPLLKENFNLSFSQIGIITFTYQIVASILQPFVGMYTDKKSKPYSLIIGMLFTMTGLFLVSIASNFTYLLLSVSLIGIGSSIFHPESSRVAHLASGGKKGLAQSIFQLGGNAGSAIGPLLAAFIVIPHGQNYIAWFCLIALIGIFALYKIALWYTAHLSERMANKSALKIETHHLSKNRVIASLAILLVLIFSKYFYMASITSYYTFFLIDKFHISIQQSQVYLFLFSGAVAAGTLIGGPIGDRFGRKYVIWVSILGVAPFTLMLPYVSLFWVGTLSVIIGLILSSAFSAILVYATELLPGKVGLVAGLFFGFAFGMGGLGSAVLGKIADATSIEYVFKICAFLPLIGVITGFLPNIEGRKKA
- a CDS encoding glycosylase gives rise to the protein MKIKYLFIAFLAIVISSCATKYKKREITETVMQEIYNEIKTPYKYGLVMVPTDNSYKMDCPSVFRKDGKWFMTYLIYDGRGYETWLAESEDLLHWKHLGKVMSFSENEKHWDVNQKAGYISLQDPTWGGSYEWEKYDDKYWMSYFGGDSKGYEAGVLSIGMAYTKESPTKPHEFQRLENPVLTPKDKEVSWWDNSTMYKNSIIRDKEKITGHNFIMYYNARGDSINPAKGAERIGMAVSNDMKTWKRFGKNPVLNNHRGITGDAFIQRINDTWVMFYFGAFWTGWDQGAFNRFAVSNDLMHWKDWKGENLIESSEPYDNMFAHKSFVVKHNGVVYHFYCAVNKAEQRGIAVATSKDLGKSEMNFVAPPEKKQKK
- a CDS encoding alpha-rhamnosidase; the protein is MRNRFLNFKKLFVFTVLFSSALIFAQENKPATWIWYPGDFEIWLSNKMQVRRTEREAVFPPLWQYYSPYALVTFQTEVDIPNPDEVKIYSEGPFQLLLDGVQVYGQPKSITVPAGKHKISFKVYNQEVLPAIYINGKYVKSNASWQVTNEDKLWIDENGKAQQSGTPWVPVGSWNFDSPENKPSEFKLTTKPLSAKKTEKFGAGQLVDFGKETFGYIKIHGLKGKGKVALYYGESREEALDSAKCETLDHLSFDGNQPETYTHDGSKAFRYVQVQVDAGVKYDSISMLYEYLPLEYRGAFKSSDQQLNKIWDVSAYTMHLTSREFFIDGIKRDRWVWSGDAYQSYLMNYYLFFDSASVERTLLALRGKDPVTAHVNIIMDYSLYWFVGVYDYYLHTGDTKFIKTFYPRMKSLMDFCLERRNKNGFLEPLEGDWVFIDWANGLPKTGEVSFEQMLLARSLEAMAVSAEIAGKNEDQKEYQKLSDDLKTKLFDVFWDKKENVMKHQRIDGKMQDIVTRYANMFGIFFNYFTEEQKESIKKKVLLNDNILKITTPYMRFYELEALCAMGEQDYVLKEMKEYWGGMLNEGATSFWEEYNPNKKGKEHLEMYGRPYGKSLCHAWGSSPIYLLGKYYLGVKPTAPGYSEYEIKPNLGGLQWMEGKVPTPKGEVSVYCSTKEIKVKASEGEGKLIIESATKPKASSGTITQLAKNKYQLIVKPNVEYKVSYKAFRT
- a CDS encoding AraC family transcriptional regulator, producing MNNDYQTYKVVDFGFQINPGLPVIGYTEMVTDAVCISHSHPRAQLIYATSGVMHVVVNNQIWVVNPLQGLWIPGHTEHQVTFQKDVNLYSAFIDPSFTDGLPKVSFSFDISVFLKQLVFKIISFGTDGDISPSKRRIIDVFLDELALIEPSATFLPTTNHERLQKVVELLLEDVASKHSIDYYAEIAFMSSRTLSRLFIKELGMNFSDWRTRLKLLEAIKRLGEKQSIKEIALDLGYETASAFIFMFKKHLGTTPANYIYTNLEK